A window of the Mannheimia granulomatis genome harbors these coding sequences:
- the nrdD gene encoding anaerobic ribonucleoside-triphosphate reductase, translating to MIRLQQEQLNGKLAFIDHYIQAQNAADGSKMDANANVTQKNIATMENELMKDFFVQINRAKVSQKIETLFDKATAQEYIRQIEAHEIYVHDETSLKPYCVSITMYPFLRDGLSKLGGESKAPKHLASFCGSFINFVFAVSSQFAGAVATVEFLTYFDYFARKDFGDNYLKTHSREIENHLQQVVYSINQPAAARGYQSVFWNISLYDKFYFEAMFGNFVFPDFEKPNWETTAKLQLFFMKWFNKERSKAILTFPVVTAAMLTANGKCKDDEFANQMAQELSRGNSFFIYQSDNPDSLASCCRLRNEISDHTFSYSLGAGGVATGSINVITINMNRLVQDKRDLATEVSKIHKYQYAYRKLMEEYLANGMLPVYDAGFISLDKQFLTIGINGMAEAAESQGLTVGYNSDYIKFVQSRLKTIFQANQAASKKYGVKFNTEFVPAENLGVKNAKWDKADGYFVPRDCYNSYFYVVEDESTNALDKFLLHGKELVEWLDGGSALHLNLDEALNAGGYRLLLDTAAKTGCNYFCINVKITICNECSHIDKRTLRYCSQCGSHNIDYGTRVIGYLKRVSAFSSARQKEHSLRFYHKEAA from the coding sequence TCATTACATCCAAGCACAAAATGCGGCTGACGGTTCCAAAATGGATGCCAATGCGAATGTGACACAAAAAAATATTGCCACAATGGAAAATGAATTGATGAAAGATTTTTTTGTGCAGATCAACCGTGCTAAAGTCAGTCAGAAAATTGAAACATTATTTGATAAGGCTACCGCACAAGAATACATACGCCAGATCGAAGCACACGAAATTTATGTTCACGATGAAACCAGCCTAAAACCTTACTGCGTATCTATCACTATGTACCCATTCTTACGTGACGGATTAAGTAAATTAGGCGGCGAATCTAAAGCACCGAAGCATTTAGCTTCTTTCTGTGGGTCTTTTATCAACTTTGTCTTTGCCGTCAGTTCTCAGTTTGCAGGTGCGGTTGCAACCGTTGAGTTTCTCACTTATTTTGACTATTTTGCTCGTAAAGATTTTGGTGATAACTACTTAAAAACTCACAGCCGAGAAATAGAAAATCACCTACAACAAGTAGTTTACAGCATCAACCAACCTGCTGCAGCCCGAGGTTATCAAAGTGTATTTTGGAATATCTCGCTATATGACAAATTCTATTTTGAGGCAATGTTTGGCAATTTTGTCTTTCCTGATTTTGAAAAGCCGAACTGGGAAACTACCGCCAAATTACAGCTATTCTTTATGAAATGGTTCAATAAAGAACGCAGCAAAGCCATTTTGACCTTCCCAGTTGTCACCGCAGCCATGCTAACCGCAAACGGAAAATGCAAAGATGATGAATTTGCCAACCAAATGGCTCAAGAACTCTCACGAGGAAACTCATTTTTTATTTATCAGTCAGATAACCCTGATTCCCTTGCCTCTTGCTGCCGCCTACGTAATGAAATTAGCGATCACACCTTCTCTTACTCGCTCGGTGCTGGCGGTGTGGCAACAGGGTCAATAAATGTCATTACGATTAATATGAACCGTTTAGTACAAGATAAACGTGATTTAGCCACAGAAGTCAGCAAGATCCACAAATATCAATACGCTTACCGCAAATTAATGGAAGAGTATTTAGCCAACGGAATGCTACCTGTTTACGATGCCGGCTTCATCTCACTTGATAAACAATTTCTGACTATCGGCATTAACGGAATGGCAGAAGCAGCGGAATCACAAGGATTAACTGTCGGCTATAACTCTGACTATATTAAATTTGTGCAATCTCGGCTAAAAACAATTTTTCAAGCCAACCAAGCGGCAAGTAAAAAATACGGTGTGAAATTCAACACCGAATTTGTGCCGGCAGAAAACCTCGGAGTAAAAAATGCCAAATGGGATAAAGCAGACGGTTATTTCGTACCGCGTGATTGCTACAATTCCTACTTCTATGTCGTCGAAGATGAAAGCACCAATGCATTAGATAAATTTCTACTACACGGCAAAGAATTAGTAGAGTGGTTAGACGGTGGTTCGGCTCTCCATCTCAATCTTGATGAGGCTTTAAACGCCGGTGGCTACCGCTTACTATTAGATACTGCAGCTAAAACAGGCTGTAATTATTTCTGTATTAACGTCAAAATCACTATTTGCAATGAATGTAGCCACATTGACAAACGTACCTTACGCTATTGCAGCCAATGTGGCTCACACAATATTGATTATGGCACAAGGGTAATCGGCTATTTAAAACGGGTTTCCGCCTTTAGCTCCGCCCGCCAAAAAGAACATAGCTTGCGGTTTTATCATAAAGAAGCAGCTTAA